One segment of Candidatus Paceibacterota bacterium DNA contains the following:
- a CDS encoding prepilin-type N-terminal cleavage/methylation domain-containing protein, producing the protein MSKIKNQKSFFKQGFTLLEILVVIVIVTILSFISYASFAALHKNRILEKEAGVVVSVLEEARSLSISSKDASQYGVFFEVGGNTIALFSGANYSPESQDNKVYILDELVVISGVNLVGGETDTVVFQRLTGATDQHGTIVIARTQDSEDNITIAVYPTGVIERLE; encoded by the coding sequence ATGTCAAAAATCAAAAATCAAAAATCTTTTTTTAAGCAGGGTTTTACTCTTCTTGAAATTCTTGTTGTCATCGTTATTGTCACCATCTTATCGTTTATTTCCTACGCTTCTTTTGCCGCCTTGCATAAAAACAGAATATTAGAAAAAGAAGCGGGTGTTGTAGTTTCTGTGCTCGAAGAAGCGCGCTCTCTCTCAATTTCTTCAAAAGATGCCTCACAATACGGAGTTTTTTTTGAAGTTGGGGGCAATACAATAGCTTTGTTTTCCGGAGCTAATTATTCTCCCGAGTCGCAAGACAACAAAGTTTATATTTTAGATGAACTGGTTGTCATTTCTGGAGTAAATTTGGTCGGTGGGGAGACCGACACAGTTGTTTTCCAAAGATTGACTGGCGCGACTGATCAACATGGGACAATTGTTATTGCTCGCACTCAAGATTCAGAGGACAATATTACTATCGCTGTCTATCCGACCGGTGTAATAGAGAGATTAGAATAG
- a CDS encoding type II secretion system F family protein yields the protein MKFNFKAIKSTGERYEGVREAVDERSLYSELKKAGDTVISVFEVKGKKKNSLVASLSGLFGRVGASEKINFAKNLGSMIDSGLPMTRSLSVLERQTRNKKFKTIISRIQQGVGRGESLSESVTQFPEVFSPLFVSMVKAGEESGSIAKSLKSVSEQMERTRLLVSRLRGAMIYPAIVISVMLIISVLLLIFLVPTLTQTFSELDLDLPLSTRIIIGLSSFLKENTFSSLLILVFLVSSMAFIFRTKGGRRVLSFSFLKMPVISALIKESNSARTARTLSSLLSAGVDFLVAIQITQEVVQNPFYKKVLKKAEENVKKGDSIASVFLEKNAQNLYPPFVGEMVSIGEETGKLSEMFSNIADFYEEEVNQKTKNFSTIVEPVLMVFIGLFVGIFAVSMLGPIYSLVDAL from the coding sequence ATGAAATTTAATTTCAAAGCGATTAAATCAACAGGCGAGCGTTATGAAGGTGTCAGGGAGGCAGTTGACGAGCGCTCTCTTTATAGTGAATTGAAAAAAGCGGGAGATACTGTAATTTCAGTTTTTGAAGTTAAAGGTAAAAAGAAGAATTCTTTGGTGGCGAGTTTGTCCGGACTTTTTGGACGAGTTGGAGCATCTGAAAAAATAAATTTTGCGAAGAATCTCGGTTCGATGATTGATTCGGGGTTGCCAATGACGCGCTCTCTTTCGGTTTTGGAAAGGCAAACTAGAAACAAAAAATTCAAAACAATAATTTCACGGATTCAACAAGGCGTTGGTCGCGGTGAATCTTTGAGTGAGTCGGTGACGCAATTTCCCGAAGTTTTCTCGCCCCTCTTTGTTTCTATGGTTAAGGCGGGCGAAGAAAGCGGAAGTATCGCTAAATCGCTTAAGTCTGTATCTGAACAAATGGAAAGAACACGTCTTTTGGTCAGCAGGTTGAGGGGGGCAATGATTTATCCGGCGATCGTAATCTCGGTAATGCTTATAATCAGTGTTTTGTTGCTTATCTTTCTGGTACCAACTTTGACCCAGACTTTTTCCGAGCTTGATCTGGATTTGCCCTTGAGCACCAGAATAATAATTGGCTTAAGTAGCTTTCTTAAAGAAAATACTTTTTCTTCTTTGCTTATCTTGGTTTTTCTAGTTTCTTCAATGGCTTTTATTTTCCGGACGAAAGGTGGTAGAAGAGTGTTGAGTTTCAGTTTTCTTAAAATGCCGGTGATTTCAGCTTTGATAAAAGAAAGCAATTCCGCCCGCACAGCTCGCACGCTTTCAAGTTTATTATCCGCTGGAGTTGATTTTTTGGTTGCGATTCAGATAACTCAAGAGGTTGTTCAAAACCCCTTCTACAAAAAAGTCTTGAAAAAAGCCGAGGAGAATGTGAAAAAAGGCGATTCCATTGCTTCGGTTTTCTTGGAAAAGAACGCTCAGAATTTGTATCCGCCTTTTGTCGGCGAAATGGTTTCTATTGGGGAAGAAACTGGGAAGCTTTCGGAAATGTTTTCCAATATCGCCGATTTTTATGAAGAAGAAGTCAATCAAAAGACCAAGAATTTTTCTACGATTGTTGAACCGGTTTTGATGGTTTTTATCGGACTCTTTGTTGGTATTTTTGCTGTCTCAATGCTCGGTCCGATTTACTCGCTCGTTGATGCACTGTAG
- a CDS encoding GspE/PulE family protein, translated as MHVNSEQLKEFIVDSGLISQKDLKEAEKKSKSEKKQLEDVLLKNNLLNTDELRRIQAMVLGIPFVDLKNQKIDFEVLSLIPEPVARSHSIVAFRKTKDSLEVAMLDTDDLPAIDFVRKRVGLKILPRLTNEESIRDVILQYQKSLKAEFGEIIKKESDSLKMVTEGGPEEMSGDDLKKLAEDLPVVRIVDTLLKHAIIQKASDIHIEPLESQVVVRYRIDGILRDAMVLPKNVALSIIARIKVLANLKLDEKRLPQDGRFRIDMASEKVSFRVSTLPVYYGEKAVMRLLRENASGFTLELLGFHGEALERIHTATRLSNGMILTTGPTGSGKTTTLYSVLEILNTPDVNISTIEDPVEYQMNRVNQTQVKPEIGLTFAAGLRTLVRQDPDIIMVGEIRDNETASLAVNAALTGHLVLSTLHTNSAAGAIPRLIDMKVEPFLIVSTVNVVIAQRLVRKLTEKREKHFLTQAELDNLGKMVDLERILDFLKEEKIVDAKADWKEIPFFKPKPGEESEDGFSGRIGIYEVLKISPSIKELILQSKTDKEIEERAKKEGMMTMIEDGIFKAVQGYTTIEEILRVISE; from the coding sequence TTTTAGGCATTCCCTTTGTAGATCTTAAAAATCAAAAGATTGATTTTGAAGTTTTGTCTCTAATTCCGGAGCCGGTGGCTAGAAGTCACAGCATTGTGGCTTTTCGAAAGACTAAAGATTCTCTTGAGGTGGCAATGCTTGATACTGATGATTTACCAGCGATTGATTTTGTCAGGAAGCGGGTTGGCTTGAAGATTCTACCCCGCTTGACCAATGAAGAGTCAATTAGAGATGTTATTCTCCAGTATCAAAAATCACTTAAAGCTGAATTCGGAGAAATAATCAAAAAAGAATCAGATTCTCTGAAAATGGTGACAGAAGGCGGACCCGAGGAGATGTCGGGCGACGATTTGAAAAAGCTGGCGGAGGATTTGCCGGTCGTAAGGATTGTTGACACTCTTCTCAAACACGCAATTATTCAAAAGGCGTCCGATATTCATATTGAACCACTGGAGAGCCAAGTTGTTGTTCGTTATCGCATAGATGGAATTTTGCGCGATGCGATGGTTTTGCCGAAAAATGTCGCTTTAAGCATAATTGCTAGAATAAAAGTTCTTGCTAACTTGAAATTGGATGAAAAGCGCTTGCCGCAAGACGGTCGTTTCAGGATTGATATGGCCAGCGAGAAAGTTTCTTTTCGCGTCTCAACTCTGCCGGTGTATTACGGAGAAAAAGCTGTTATGCGCCTTTTGCGCGAGAACGCCTCCGGTTTTACTTTGGAATTACTTGGTTTTCACGGTGAGGCCCTAGAAAGAATTCACACTGCCACACGGCTTTCAAACGGAATGATTTTGACCACCGGTCCGACCGGTTCCGGAAAAACCACAACTTTGTATTCGGTTTTAGAAATTTTGAATACCCCGGATGTAAATATTTCAACCATTGAGGATCCAGTTGAATATCAAATGAATAGAGTGAATCAAACCCAGGTCAAACCGGAAATTGGACTGACTTTTGCTGCCGGATTGAGAACTCTTGTCCGTCAAGATCCAGACATAATTATGGTTGGCGAAATTCGAGACAATGAGACAGCTTCTTTGGCGGTCAACGCCGCCCTGACTGGTCATTTAGTGTTGTCCACTTTGCACACCAATTCGGCTGCGGGCGCTATTCCTCGTCTGATCGACATGAAGGTTGAGCCGTTTCTTATTGTTTCAACCGTTAATGTTGTGATTGCTCAACGCTTGGTTAGAAAATTAACGGAAAAAAGGGAGAAACATTTTCTGACTCAAGCCGAATTAGACAATTTAGGCAAAATGGTTGATCTGGAAAGAATTTTGGATTTTCTTAAAGAGGAAAAAATTGTTGACGCAAAAGCCGATTGGAAAGAAATTCCTTTTTTCAAACCAAAGCCGGGTGAAGAATCGGAAGATGGATTTAGCGGTAGAATCGGAATATATGAAGTTTTAAAAATCTCACCTTCTATAAAAGAATTAATCTTACAGAGTAAAACCGACAAAGAAATAGAAGAGCGAGCTAAAAAAGAGGGAATGATGACAATGATTGAAGATGGGATTTTTAAGGCGGTTCAGGGCTACACTACTATTGAAGAGATTTTAAGGGTTATTTCAGAATAA